A stretch of the Methylacidiphilum caldifontis genome encodes the following:
- the ftsH gene encoding ATP-dependent zinc metalloprotease FtsH → MSKSSLQFPKMKKGSSLKRNDSSKNEPGGESNWKGFLFFLVSILFVVLAYYVSVNQGPGIEQKSLPQLTRLLDQGRVKSLVFIRDTSTGQTFLEGRYTRPAGPTENAEIVVPFRTVVDLEFNRDLKQFLATKGFPEIDVKVIHNFWGQAFLSVLPFLLFILALYFLFRQQIRMAGRGAFSFGKSRARLLSGGKTKVTFKDVAGVEEAKEEVQELVEFLKDPKKFQKLGGRIPKGVLMVGPPGTGKTLLAKAIAGEADVPFFSISGSDFVEMFVGVGASRVRDMFEQARRHSPCIVFIDEIDAVGRARGTGLGGGHDEREQTLNALLVEMDGIESQEGVIVIAATNRKDVLDPALLRPGRFDREVRVNLPDIRGREQILRVHAQKIKLSKNADLTALARGTPGFSGAELANLINEAALIAAKKGKDCVDQPDLEEARDKVRWGKERRSLAMSEEERKTTAYHEAGHAVLNVLLENTDPIHKVTIIPRGPALGVTMMLPASDKYNARKKEVLDDLCVAMGGRVAEEVFLGDISSGASGDIRQATWYARKMVCEWGMSEKLGMVHYADDGSMVFLGRELGTSRGYSEATAQAIDHEVQHFIQTAYEKAKRIILDHKDKVEALAQALLEYETLNADQVIEIVKTGKMTNPPSKNTPALPSGDESSTKNPARQQEATKNDGLLPGLEGAPA, encoded by the coding sequence ATGTCTAAGTCTTCTTTGCAATTTCCGAAAATGAAAAAAGGTTCATCATTAAAAAGAAACGATTCATCGAAAAACGAACCCGGTGGTGAATCAAATTGGAAAGGATTTCTTTTCTTTCTGGTTTCAATCCTTTTTGTTGTATTGGCTTACTATGTGAGTGTAAACCAAGGACCAGGGATTGAACAGAAATCTCTTCCCCAGTTAACTCGCCTTTTAGATCAAGGAAGAGTTAAGTCTTTAGTTTTTATTCGAGATACCTCTACAGGACAGACCTTTTTGGAAGGGAGGTATACACGGCCGGCGGGGCCAACAGAAAATGCGGAGATTGTTGTTCCCTTCCGCACCGTTGTGGATTTAGAATTTAACCGAGATTTGAAACAATTTCTGGCCACCAAGGGTTTTCCAGAAATTGACGTGAAAGTCATTCATAATTTTTGGGGTCAAGCTTTTTTAAGCGTTCTTCCTTTCCTTCTGTTCATTTTAGCGCTCTATTTTCTTTTCCGCCAGCAGATCAGGATGGCGGGAAGGGGTGCTTTTAGCTTTGGGAAAAGCCGAGCGCGTCTTTTGAGTGGAGGAAAAACGAAAGTTACTTTTAAAGATGTGGCTGGAGTTGAAGAAGCGAAAGAAGAGGTCCAGGAGTTGGTTGAATTTCTCAAGGACCCTAAGAAATTTCAAAAACTTGGAGGAAGGATTCCCAAAGGGGTACTGATGGTGGGTCCTCCGGGAACAGGAAAAACTTTATTGGCCAAGGCTATTGCTGGAGAAGCTGACGTTCCTTTCTTCAGTATTAGTGGGTCAGATTTTGTGGAAATGTTCGTAGGGGTGGGAGCCTCTCGAGTAAGGGATATGTTTGAGCAGGCGAGGCGTCATTCTCCTTGTATTGTGTTTATTGACGAGATTGATGCTGTTGGTCGTGCTCGAGGGACTGGCCTTGGAGGAGGGCATGACGAACGGGAACAGACCTTGAACGCCCTTTTGGTAGAAATGGATGGAATAGAGTCTCAAGAAGGGGTGATTGTGATTGCGGCGACTAATAGAAAAGACGTTTTGGATCCCGCTCTTTTGAGACCTGGCAGATTTGACCGGGAGGTGCGAGTTAACTTGCCCGATATCCGGGGTCGCGAACAGATCCTTAGAGTCCATGCACAGAAGATTAAGCTTTCAAAGAATGCCGACCTGACAGCCTTGGCTAGGGGAACTCCGGGATTTTCCGGAGCCGAATTGGCCAATCTTATCAATGAAGCGGCCTTGATTGCAGCCAAAAAGGGGAAAGACTGCGTAGATCAACCAGATCTGGAAGAAGCCCGTGATAAAGTGCGGTGGGGAAAGGAACGGCGCAGCCTTGCTATGAGTGAAGAAGAACGAAAGACCACCGCTTATCATGAAGCGGGTCATGCCGTTCTTAATGTCCTTTTGGAAAATACCGATCCTATACACAAGGTTACCATTATTCCTCGAGGGCCTGCCCTGGGCGTGACCATGATGCTTCCAGCTTCTGATAAATACAATGCGCGTAAAAAAGAGGTCCTTGACGACCTGTGTGTAGCTATGGGAGGAAGAGTTGCAGAGGAAGTATTCCTGGGAGATATATCAAGTGGGGCAAGCGGCGATATCCGCCAGGCTACGTGGTATGCCCGGAAAATGGTGTGCGAATGGGGTATGAGTGAAAAGCTGGGTATGGTCCATTATGCGGATGACGGCTCCATGGTGTTTCTTGGTCGAGAGTTGGGTACATCCAGGGGTTATAGTGAAGCTACTGCTCAGGCTATAGATCATGAGGTCCAGCATTTTATTCAAACCGCTTATGAAAAAGCCAAAAGAATAATCCTGGATCACAAAGATAAAGTCGAGGCTTTGGCTCAAGCTCTCCTAGAGTATGAGACCCTTAATGCCGATCAAGTGATTGAAATTGTAAAAACGGGCAAAATGACTAATCCTCCTTCTAAGAATACTCCTGCCCTACCTTCTGGTGATGAGTCTTCGACGAAAAACCCGGCAAGGCAACAAGAAGCAACAAAAAACGATGGGCTGTTGCCAGGTCTTGAAGGTGCACCGGCTTAA
- a CDS encoding class I SAM-dependent methyltransferase encodes MKDYFVKRAQPFSIYFIFSIFFIYAFFRSVAIADRLSSSYRFKDPYLWAQQFDSPSRDRWQKPTAVIQSLHLKPGQKVVDIGAGTGYFAVKLAHAVGPTGEVLALDRESTMVSYLRKRAKKEGLKNLKARLVHANDPKLKRQSADLIFLCNSYHHIHDPEYLKKLALALKKNGRICVIDIKPGSPRLFPATAQFKRHLKISAQSVKEDFEKAGFSLDKEFFFLPYQYFLEFKPLSAFPAKS; translated from the coding sequence ATGAAAGATTATTTTGTCAAACGAGCTCAACCCTTCTCTATTTATTTTATTTTCAGCATATTTTTTATCTACGCCTTTTTCCGTTCAGTAGCTATAGCCGACCGGCTTTCTAGCTCGTATCGATTTAAAGATCCCTACCTGTGGGCCCAGCAGTTTGATTCACCCTCCCGAGATAGATGGCAGAAACCCACAGCCGTTATACAATCCCTGCATTTAAAACCTGGTCAAAAAGTGGTAGATATTGGAGCGGGAACCGGTTATTTCGCTGTCAAACTTGCCCATGCCGTCGGTCCTACGGGTGAAGTATTAGCGTTAGATAGGGAATCAACCATGGTTAGCTATTTACGGAAAAGAGCGAAAAAAGAGGGGCTAAAAAACCTAAAAGCACGACTTGTCCATGCCAACGACCCTAAGCTTAAAAGACAGAGCGCCGACCTTATTTTTCTCTGCAACAGCTATCATCATATTCACGATCCTGAATATCTTAAAAAATTGGCCCTTGCTTTGAAAAAAAACGGTCGCATCTGTGTTATCGATATTAAACCAGGATCTCCACGGCTTTTCCCCGCCACAGCACAATTTAAAAGGCATTTAAAAATTTCAGCCCAATCCGTAAAGGAAGATTTTGAAAAAGCCGGCTTTAGTCTCGATAAGGAATTTTTCTTTTTACCTTACCAATACTTCCTTGAATTCAAACCGCTTTCCGCCTTTCCAGCCAAGTCATAG
- a CDS encoding response regulator, protein MENKSKIRKDKIKIFIVDDHPVVREGIIQLLSRDKNLQICGEAGNAYDGFELIGKVLPDIAIINLSMPGKNGLELIRDIRCAYPQVHNLVFSMHDEMIYAERALKAGARGYVMMTEGGEKLIEAIYKIARGKIAVSPKVSNLIISNISTKTQKTINNPTQLLSNREFEIFQLIGKGYGIRQISEQLHISVKTVESYRSSIKEKLKIKSTEELVHYAVSWCQAEFLGMK, encoded by the coding sequence ATGGAAAACAAAAGTAAAATCAGAAAAGACAAAATTAAAATATTTATAGTTGATGATCATCCCGTAGTACGGGAAGGAATTATTCAGCTTCTGAGTCGAGATAAAAATCTTCAGATCTGTGGGGAAGCGGGCAATGCTTACGATGGTTTTGAATTGATAGGGAAAGTGTTGCCCGATATCGCAATCATTAATCTTTCCATGCCGGGTAAAAACGGTTTGGAACTTATTAGGGATATCCGCTGTGCCTATCCTCAGGTCCACAATCTTGTTTTTTCCATGCATGATGAAATGATTTATGCCGAAAGAGCTTTAAAGGCTGGTGCAAGGGGTTATGTGATGATGACTGAAGGGGGGGAAAAACTGATAGAGGCGATTTACAAAATTGCTAGGGGAAAGATCGCTGTCAGCCCGAAAGTTTCAAACCTAATTATTTCCAATATATCAACAAAAACTCAAAAAACGATCAATAATCCCACCCAGCTTTTGAGCAACCGGGAATTTGAAATTTTTCAACTTATAGGCAAAGGTTATGGCATAAGACAGATCTCAGAACAACTGCATATCAGCGTCAAAACCGTTGAATCGTATAGAAGCTCAATCAAGGAAAAGCTGAAAATCAAATCTACCGAAGAACTTGTTCACTATGCGGTAAGCTGGTGTCAAGCTGAATTTCTAGGAATGAAATAA
- the mqnE gene encoding aminofutalosine synthase MqnE, whose product MKMQCSIKGSLFDHSMRLGLADVVEKIAEGQRLSSSDALRLYECPDINFVGSLAEQVSRDKNGAVATYILNRYLNYSNVCILSCQFCAFYRREGQDGAFSYSIEELVRETTDAVEKGATEVHCVGGLHPKLPYSYYLDLVREIKEKVSQVMIKAFTAVEIRHLAKRIAKKPIIEVLEDLASVGLDSLTGGGAEIFDPIIRRKICAGKETADEWIEVHRLWHSLGKKSTATMLFGHVESLNHRIDHLSRLRDLQDETKGFCAFIPFAFEPENTKLGNIKKATGIDFLKTIAVSRLFLDNFDHITAYWISSGMAIAELALNFGADDLHGTIEKEKIFHMAGAKTPAGQTVTRLQKTIENAGKIPIRRDTYYRKLDYCFL is encoded by the coding sequence ATGAAAATGCAGTGCAGCATAAAGGGCTCATTGTTTGACCATTCAATGCGGCTTGGACTGGCTGATGTGGTTGAGAAGATCGCTGAAGGCCAGAGACTAAGTTCTAGCGATGCCCTGCGCCTTTATGAATGTCCTGATATTAATTTTGTGGGCAGTCTAGCTGAACAGGTTTCCAGGGATAAAAATGGAGCCGTGGCTACCTATATTCTTAATCGCTACCTTAATTATTCAAACGTTTGTATTTTGAGCTGTCAGTTTTGTGCATTTTATAGAAGGGAAGGCCAAGATGGAGCCTTTAGCTATTCTATTGAAGAACTAGTAAGAGAAACTACGGATGCTGTAGAAAAAGGGGCAACCGAAGTTCATTGCGTGGGAGGGTTACATCCGAAACTTCCTTATTCCTACTACCTCGATTTGGTACGGGAGATTAAAGAAAAGGTCTCTCAAGTCATGATTAAGGCTTTTACGGCGGTTGAAATAAGGCATTTGGCAAAAAGAATAGCCAAAAAACCGATTATCGAGGTGCTTGAAGATCTTGCTTCGGTTGGACTGGATTCCTTAACTGGGGGAGGAGCTGAAATATTTGATCCTATAATAAGAAGGAAAATCTGTGCAGGAAAAGAAACCGCTGATGAATGGATCGAAGTTCATCGGCTTTGGCACAGTCTTGGGAAAAAAAGCACGGCGACCATGCTTTTTGGCCATGTTGAAAGTTTAAACCATCGGATCGATCACTTATCGAGGTTGCGAGATCTCCAAGATGAAACGAAAGGATTTTGCGCCTTTATCCCTTTTGCCTTTGAACCAGAAAATACAAAACTTGGCAATATAAAGAAGGCTACAGGTATCGATTTTTTAAAAACGATAGCTGTCAGTAGGTTGTTCTTGGATAACTTCGATCATATTACCGCCTATTGGATCAGTTCGGGGATGGCTATTGCTGAACTTGCCCTGAATTTTGGTGCCGATGACCTGCATGGAACAATAGAAAAAGAAAAAATATTTCACATGGCTGGGGCTAAAACTCCAGCTGGCCAGACCGTGACCAGGTTACAAAAAACGATCGAAAATGCGGGTAAAATTCCTATTCGCCGTGATACCTATTACCGTAAATTGGATTACTGTTTTCTCTGA
- the dapB gene encoding 4-hydroxy-tetrahydrodipicolinate reductase yields MIKILLTGADGKMGKTVVQAAALDNEVKIVGLADKEDSLEDLLDKEADCLIDFSVHTFSQELVRKAASRSLPLVIGTTGHTAEELEEIKQAAQKIPIVLSANFSLGINLMELLVRVASLVLGKSYDKDIIDIHHNTKLDSPSGTAKRLLEVLIEAEKQIDQRIDEKRGEKTKERLPQVHSLRAGTVVGVHTVMYCGPGEVIEITHRAENRFPFALGSLKAAKWIVGKAPSLYSMRDVLGLDRLASHLVL; encoded by the coding sequence ATGATAAAAATTCTTTTAACAGGAGCTGATGGGAAAATGGGGAAAACGGTAGTTCAGGCTGCTGCCTTGGACAATGAGGTGAAAATTGTCGGATTAGCTGATAAAGAGGATAGCCTTGAAGATCTCTTGGATAAAGAAGCAGATTGTCTCATCGATTTTTCAGTGCATACTTTTAGTCAAGAGCTGGTAAGAAAAGCGGCGAGTCGGTCTCTTCCCCTTGTGATCGGTACCACCGGTCATACTGCTGAGGAGTTGGAAGAAATCAAGCAAGCGGCTCAGAAGATCCCTATTGTTCTTTCTGCTAATTTCTCACTGGGAATAAATCTCATGGAATTATTGGTTCGTGTTGCTTCGCTGGTTTTGGGAAAAAGCTATGACAAGGATATTATCGATATCCATCATAATACTAAACTCGATTCTCCTAGTGGGACGGCAAAAAGGCTTTTAGAGGTGTTGATTGAAGCAGAAAAACAGATTGATCAAAGGATAGACGAAAAGAGAGGGGAAAAGACAAAAGAAAGACTTCCTCAAGTTCATTCCTTGAGAGCAGGAACCGTGGTTGGGGTACACACAGTTATGTATTGTGGGCCTGGAGAAGTAATAGAAATAACCCATAGAGCTGAAAATCGATTTCCTTTTGCCCTGGGTTCTCTCAAAGCGGCCAAGTGGATAGTAGGCAAAGCGCCTTCACTCTATTCGATGCGGGATGTCCTGGGTTTAGACCGCCTAGCCTCTCATTTAGTTCTATGA
- the dapA gene encoding 4-hydroxy-tetrahydrodipicolinate synthase, translating into MKIQGTYTAIVTPFQKGSIDKKALERLIDNQIQNHIEGIVPVGTTGESPTLSYDEHIEVIRWSKEVAGERIKVFAGTGSNSTAEAIHLTKEAEKIGVDGILLVSPYYNRPSQEGLFRHFSSIASSTALPILLYNIPSRCGVDISVETVVRLVEKNSNIVGIKEAGGSVDRVSQLEQVLPEEFSILSGDDSLTLPFLSVGAVGVISVASNLFPKAVGALVRLFLSGKSAEARLLHHALYPLFRDLMIETNPVPVKTALAMEGWIESEIRLPLAPLQPQNQAKLEATLKRTKEKLSNLEYLLA; encoded by the coding sequence ATGAAAATTCAAGGAACGTACACAGCGATTGTAACCCCTTTTCAAAAAGGAAGCATAGATAAGAAAGCTCTTGAAAGGCTTATCGATAACCAGATTCAAAACCACATTGAGGGCATTGTACCGGTGGGGACGACAGGAGAATCTCCTACTCTTAGTTACGATGAGCATATTGAAGTGATCAGATGGTCGAAAGAAGTGGCGGGGGAAAGGATAAAGGTTTTTGCTGGAACGGGCTCAAACAGTACAGCTGAAGCGATTCATCTGACAAAAGAAGCCGAAAAAATTGGGGTGGATGGTATACTTCTTGTATCCCCGTATTATAATCGGCCTTCGCAAGAAGGGCTTTTCCGGCATTTTTCCTCGATCGCTTCATCGACTGCTTTGCCCATACTCCTTTACAATATTCCTTCAAGATGTGGTGTAGATATCTCTGTGGAAACCGTTGTTAGGTTGGTGGAAAAAAACAGTAACATTGTTGGCATAAAGGAAGCCGGAGGGAGCGTGGACAGAGTGAGTCAACTAGAACAGGTTCTCCCCGAGGAGTTTTCCATTTTGAGTGGGGATGACTCTTTAACTTTACCTTTCTTAAGTGTGGGGGCAGTAGGGGTAATCAGCGTAGCCTCAAATTTATTTCCCAAAGCGGTGGGAGCTTTAGTCCGGTTATTTCTCTCTGGAAAATCAGCTGAAGCCCGTCTTCTCCATCACGCTCTTTATCCTCTATTCAGGGACCTGATGATCGAGACTAATCCAGTGCCTGTAAAAACGGCGTTAGCGATGGAGGGATGGATTGAGTCGGAAATAAGACTTCCCTTGGCTCCTCTTCAACCCCAAAATCAAGCCAAACTCGAAGCAACCTTAAAACGCACAAAAGAAAAGTTATCTAACCTAGAATACTTGTTGGCCTGA
- the dapF gene encoding diaminopimelate epimerase has product MDIFFTKMQGAGNDFILLDNRKNSIQLNTARISYLCDRYRGIGADGLLVIENGDATEPRMVYFNADGSRASFCGNGARCFARFLFEKGVGNIEKKQVSFITDAGRVTGWISEEGVKITVPSPKDLRLQIPLRLNDRLFEVHKINTGVPHVVLFGDYENLSLDSFRALGSSIRWHEDFKPEGTNVNFVWKVAEQKIKIRTYERGVEGETLACGSGVTASALISHLVLGMDSPIEVLVRSGDSLKVYFTRLDQAFNEVILEGPAKKVFVGTIDIA; this is encoded by the coding sequence ATGGACATTTTTTTCACCAAAATGCAAGGAGCGGGTAATGATTTTATTCTGCTCGACAATCGTAAAAACTCAATTCAGTTAAACACTGCTCGAATTAGTTATCTTTGCGACCGTTATAGGGGAATAGGAGCAGATGGACTTCTGGTCATAGAAAACGGCGATGCGACTGAGCCCCGAATGGTTTACTTCAATGCCGATGGAAGTCGGGCGAGCTTTTGTGGGAATGGAGCACGGTGTTTTGCCCGATTCCTTTTTGAAAAAGGAGTGGGGAACATCGAAAAAAAGCAAGTTAGTTTTATTACTGATGCCGGGAGGGTAACGGGTTGGATTTCTGAAGAAGGGGTTAAAATTACCGTTCCTTCCCCAAAAGACTTGAGATTACAAATTCCTCTGAGACTCAATGATCGACTTTTCGAAGTCCATAAAATTAATACGGGAGTTCCCCATGTTGTCCTTTTTGGTGATTATGAAAATCTTTCCCTGGATTCTTTCCGGGCACTGGGTTCTAGTATTAGGTGGCATGAGGATTTTAAACCTGAAGGGACAAATGTAAATTTTGTTTGGAAAGTAGCTGAGCAAAAAATAAAGATAAGAACTTATGAACGGGGCGTGGAAGGAGAAACTTTGGCTTGCGGATCCGGGGTTACAGCTTCTGCTTTGATATCTCACTTAGTTTTGGGCATGGATAGCCCGATAGAGGTTTTGGTTCGTAGTGGAGATAGTTTAAAGGTGTATTTTACAAGATTAGATCAGGCATTTAACGAGGTAATACTCGAAGGTCCTGCAAAAAAAGTTTTTGTAGGGACCATAGATATAGCTTAA
- a CDS encoding UbiX family flavin prenyltransferase has translation MKIVVGITGASGSLYAQRLLHFLSQTDHEIHVVVSNRGKQVIALELNRGLDIPKKFGLYNDNTMDAPFVSGSTRFDAMVIIPCSVGTACRIAQGVSNSTITRSADVFLKEKRKLILVIRETPLNLIHLRNLTTLAEAGAVILPACPSFYALPQTIDDLIDTVNARVLDHLGIDNALSTRWKESF, from the coding sequence ATGAAAATCGTAGTGGGGATTACCGGAGCTAGCGGATCGTTGTATGCTCAAAGATTGCTCCATTTTCTTTCTCAGACTGATCATGAAATTCATGTAGTGGTGAGTAACCGGGGCAAGCAGGTGATTGCATTGGAGTTGAACCGCGGACTAGATATTCCTAAAAAATTTGGTTTATACAATGATAATACTATGGATGCTCCTTTTGTGAGTGGATCTACACGTTTTGATGCCATGGTCATTATTCCCTGCTCTGTCGGTACAGCTTGCCGGATTGCTCAGGGTGTTTCTAATTCGACCATTACTCGGAGCGCGGATGTTTTCCTGAAAGAGAAAAGAAAGTTGATCTTGGTCATTAGAGAAACTCCTCTTAACCTGATTCATCTTCGTAATTTAACAACTTTGGCAGAAGCTGGTGCGGTCATATTACCTGCTTGTCCTTCCTTCTATGCATTACCCCAGACCATTGATGATCTGATCGATACGGTCAATGCAAGAGTATTGGATCACTTAGGTATAGATAATGCTTTGTCGACCCGCTGGAAAGAGAGTTTTTAG
- a CDS encoding ligand-binding sensor domain-containing protein — MNFFKKFPTIFVLPLFLFLPVPEIHAIHPQRIILDSYNDFAQGTSESVEIKAEGFLTPSPFIEKICSLPAEQAWSILAESYDSCLIGTSPEGKLFRVKKDGSYQLIAKFPEGNVSALTKNKKGEIFVGTSPDGKIYKIEPNGHFKVFFDPKEKYIWSMICDDKSNLYVGTGTAGRIYRLTEEAKGEIYATISETHVRCLLLHPTKETLLAATANRGAVYEIFPGGKAILLVDPEKDEINQLVVGDNHCVYFSTVGKKKFGRLPNQPQPDSSSLLPEGWIEVSGEQDENKEYPSSKTQPLVNIKPTIPPRLSEIWKIETSGLSYPIWSSKDFVFAIQWFKNRLFIGSDSGGYIYAVDTNGKMDRVLKTDSSQLNAFALSGNQLFISSSNPIHIYLTGESMREREAIYRSWPIDAGSIAKWGSIRLEKEGNVEVLTRTGNTHRTEAGWYGWQPLVDNHCTSPSGRYLQFELRLGKNAKVSRVEIACLPNNIPPKIELLKILPPGISYSSLMMPPPPPPTKTIEQLLSHDEKSTDFESQSMPPRFQVKESRGLRTVVWKAIDPDGDNLKYSIFFKPYPSSAIWTLLAKELDESLFSWDTTGWPDGFYVLKIEATDEKDNPLGMGLSASLESRPFLVDNTPPKILIQNKDNAISITVTDEGSGIKTVEISEDGKTFTPLYPKEGMLDFRKQEFVIGLTPEKKIRFIRAEDESGNISNALLNN, encoded by the coding sequence ATGAATTTTTTTAAAAAGTTTCCAACAATCTTCGTTTTGCCCTTATTTTTGTTTCTTCCTGTCCCCGAAATCCATGCTATTCATCCCCAAAGGATAATCTTAGATAGCTACAACGACTTTGCCCAGGGAACATCTGAAAGTGTCGAAATCAAGGCTGAAGGATTCCTTACTCCCTCTCCTTTCATAGAAAAGATTTGCAGTCTTCCCGCTGAACAAGCCTGGTCTATATTGGCTGAATCTTATGACAGCTGTCTTATAGGTACATCTCCAGAAGGAAAACTATTTCGCGTAAAAAAAGACGGTTCTTACCAACTCATTGCAAAGTTTCCAGAGGGCAATGTTTCTGCTTTAACAAAAAACAAGAAAGGAGAAATTTTTGTAGGGACTTCACCCGATGGAAAAATCTATAAAATCGAGCCCAATGGTCATTTCAAAGTTTTTTTTGATCCTAAAGAAAAATATATCTGGAGCATGATCTGTGATGATAAATCGAATCTCTATGTAGGCACCGGAACAGCAGGACGCATCTATCGATTAACAGAAGAAGCTAAAGGAGAAATCTATGCCACAATCAGCGAGACTCATGTCCGATGTTTACTTTTACATCCCACAAAAGAAACCTTGCTTGCAGCCACAGCAAATCGGGGAGCCGTTTACGAAATTTTCCCAGGTGGAAAAGCCATCTTGCTCGTCGATCCTGAAAAAGATGAGATCAATCAGCTCGTTGTTGGAGACAACCATTGCGTTTATTTTTCCACTGTGGGGAAGAAAAAATTTGGCCGGTTACCCAACCAACCTCAACCAGATAGTTCTTCTCTACTACCCGAAGGATGGATAGAAGTAAGTGGGGAACAGGACGAAAACAAAGAGTATCCCAGCTCGAAAACACAACCCCTTGTAAACATTAAGCCCACTATTCCTCCTCGATTGTCTGAGATTTGGAAAATAGAAACTTCAGGGCTATCTTATCCCATTTGGAGCAGTAAGGATTTTGTTTTTGCCATTCAATGGTTTAAAAACAGGCTTTTTATAGGGTCAGATTCTGGAGGTTACATCTATGCGGTGGATACCAACGGAAAAATGGATCGCGTTTTGAAGACTGACTCTAGCCAGCTTAATGCTTTTGCCCTCTCTGGTAACCAGCTTTTCATTTCCTCGAGCAACCCCATTCATATTTATTTAACCGGAGAGAGCATGAGAGAAAGGGAAGCTATCTACCGTTCCTGGCCCATAGATGCCGGATCAATTGCCAAATGGGGATCTATACGGCTCGAAAAAGAGGGAAACGTAGAAGTTTTGACAAGAACGGGCAATACTCATAGGACAGAAGCCGGATGGTATGGCTGGCAGCCGCTCGTAGATAATCATTGCACAAGTCCAAGCGGAAGGTACTTACAATTCGAACTTCGACTTGGGAAAAATGCCAAAGTCAGCCGCGTGGAAATCGCCTGTCTGCCTAATAACATTCCTCCTAAAATTGAACTTTTAAAAATTCTTCCACCTGGAATTTCTTACAGCAGCCTCATGATGCCACCCCCTCCCCCTCCAACCAAAACTATTGAACAACTCCTTTCTCATGACGAAAAATCCACCGACTTCGAAAGCCAAAGCATGCCTCCACGCTTTCAAGTCAAGGAAAGCCGAGGCCTTCGAACAGTCGTTTGGAAAGCCATAGATCCGGATGGGGATAACCTTAAATACAGTATTTTTTTCAAACCCTACCCTTCTTCCGCTATTTGGACCCTGCTCGCCAAGGAACTTGATGAAAGTTTGTTTAGCTGGGATACCACCGGATGGCCTGATGGCTTTTATGTCTTAAAAATAGAAGCCACCGATGAGAAGGATAATCCTTTAGGCATGGGGTTATCTGCATCACTAGAAAGTAGACCTTTTTTGGTTGATAACACCCCCCCAAAAATCCTTATCCAGAACAAGGACAATGCAATTAGCATCACGGTCACAGATGAAGGAAGTGGTATTAAAACGGTGGAAATTTCTGAAGATGGGAAAACCTTTACTCCTCTTTATCCCAAAGAAGGAATGCTCGATTTTAGAAAACAAGAATTTGTTATCGGGTTAACCCCCGAAAAGAAAATCCGTTTTATCCGTGCCGAAGATGAAAGTGGAAATATATCCAATGCACTTTTGAATAACTGA
- a CDS encoding UbiA-like polyprenyltransferase, with amino-acid sequence MNNLSKLFIKLRNLLELVKFSHTLFALPFALTSMAVAARGLPSVRILVGILLCMVGARTAAMAFNRFLDWEYDKQNPRTQRRTKLATKREALVLGIISLGIFEIGAYSLNFLCFILSPVAAFLIIFYSLTKRLGSYSHAVLGLCLSLAPLGAWAAVRDNLNDLLPYLLSLAVFFWTFGFDIIYALQDVEFDRRLGLYSVPAQFGENFSLKLAALLHVLAWICWAIFGWIGTMKWPYWIALGVVAVILVYEHFLSRAGEMAKINIAFFNMNAWISIFIFVGVILSIAI; translated from the coding sequence GTGAACAATTTGTCAAAACTTTTTATCAAACTAAGAAACCTTCTTGAGCTTGTAAAATTTTCGCATACCCTTTTTGCCCTGCCTTTTGCACTAACCTCTATGGCGGTTGCAGCTAGGGGACTGCCTTCGGTTAGGATTTTGGTGGGAATCTTACTGTGTATGGTTGGAGCCAGGACGGCAGCCATGGCTTTTAACCGTTTTCTCGATTGGGAATATGACAAACAAAATCCCAGGACCCAACGAAGAACAAAACTTGCAACCAAAAGAGAAGCTTTGGTTCTAGGGATTATCTCCTTGGGAATATTCGAGATTGGAGCTTATTCCTTAAATTTTCTCTGTTTTATCCTATCTCCGGTGGCAGCATTTCTTATCATTTTTTATTCGTTAACTAAAAGATTAGGATCCTATTCACATGCCGTTTTGGGATTATGCTTGAGCCTTGCTCCCCTTGGTGCATGGGCAGCGGTTAGGGACAATCTCAACGATCTTTTGCCTTATCTTTTATCTCTTGCGGTCTTCTTCTGGACTTTTGGCTTTGATATTATTTATGCTCTGCAGGATGTTGAATTTGACAGACGGTTGGGTTTATATTCAGTCCCAGCACAATTTGGAGAGAACTTTTCTTTGAAACTTGCTGCCTTACTCCATGTTTTGGCATGGATCTGTTGGGCTATCTTTGGATGGATCGGAACAATGAAATGGCCCTATTGGATAGCCTTGGGCGTGGTAGCCGTTATTCTTGTTTATGAACATTTTTTGAGCCGAGCAGGAGAAATGGCCAAGATCAATATCGCTTTTTTTAATATGAATGCTTGGATCAGCATTTTTATTTTTGTTGGAGTAATTTTAAGTATCGCCATTTAA